The Bacteroidota bacterium genome window below encodes:
- a CDS encoding class I SAM-dependent methyltransferase produces MDKNLKEYYNKVYYGDKEEIEKGFVYDSKEKVAEFWIKWFEKIFKLLNVQTGNRKLLDVGCGDGTFAGYSQSKGLDTYGIDFSETAIEKALKKFPQVKFSVGDAENLTFDTGTFDYVTCNGSLEHVPNMAKAVKEMVRVGKENCRYFILVPNEKYIMEILGYKPEEDHLVDIMQPLNQMKSKENWVKFLSENGLNVENILVDNNHFLSPQSSSKKHHLIKKIIKPFVSLLPAKYSYQLGFICKKNK; encoded by the coding sequence ATGGATAAAAATTTAAAAGAATATTATAACAAAGTCTATTACGGTGATAAGGAAGAAATAGAAAAAGGGTTTGTATATGATTCAAAAGAAAAAGTAGCAGAATTCTGGATAAAATGGTTTGAAAAAATTTTTAAACTATTAAATGTTCAGACAGGAAATAGAAAACTTTTGGATGTTGGCTGCGGAGACGGCACTTTCGCGGGTTATTCACAATCAAAAGGTTTAGATACTTACGGAATTGACTTCTCTGAAACTGCAATTGAAAAAGCACTGAAAAAATTTCCTCAAGTAAAATTTTCTGTGGGAGATGCAGAAAATCTGACTTTTGATACAGGAACTTTTGACTACGTAACTTGTAATGGTTCCTTAGAACACGTTCCCAATATGGCGAAAGCAGTTAAAGAAATGGTGCGCGTCGGAAAAGAAAACTGCAGATATTTTATTCTTGTACCAAATGAAAAATACATTATGGAAATTCTTGGATACAAACCCGAAGAAGATCATTTGGTAGATATAATGCAGCCTCTAAATCAAATGAAGAGCAAAGAGAACTGGGTAAAATTTCTTAGTGAAAACGGATTAAATGTGGAAAATATTCTTGTAGATAACAATCATTTTTTAAGTCCACAATCTTCATCCAAAAAACACCATTTAATAAAAAAAATAATTAAACCTTTTGTATCTTTGTTACCTGCAAAGTATAGCTATCAATTAGGATTTATTTGTAAAAAAAATAAATAA
- a CDS encoding glycosyltransferase: MQKLVSVVIPTYNRLKYLTECINSITAQTYENLEIIVIDDNSEDGTETYIKNKSDSRIKYFNFGKINNIGRLRNLGIKNSSGEIICFCDDDDIWQPDKMEKQLKLIPEYSVICSNASVIDANGEILKKEILGFNSKQIFEFKDFVLFNPVITSTLMAKKEVFTDTGYFNEEQKFFASEDYELWIRISKTFKFYYIKEKLIKYRFHESSSHNIPKRIKMLNAVKDLLTNYYKTEKEFIIKKNSLTAIYNLHKELLRIYLKKNDLLNILFESLCVVSVFFKKLSFVFKSRRSLLLKS, encoded by the coding sequence ATGCAAAAACTGGTTAGCGTAGTTATTCCTACATATAATAGATTAAAGTATTTGACGGAATGTATTAATTCAATTACTGCGCAAACTTATGAAAATTTAGAGATTATAGTAATCGATGACAATTCTGAAGATGGAACTGAAACCTATATTAAAAATAAATCAGATTCACGTATAAAATATTTTAATTTTGGTAAGATAAATAATATTGGCAGATTAAGAAATCTTGGAATAAAAAATTCTTCCGGAGAAATAATCTGCTTTTGTGATGATGATGATATATGGCAGCCGGACAAAATGGAAAAACAACTTAAATTAATTCCTGAATACAGTGTTATCTGCTCGAATGCTTCAGTTATTGATGCCAACGGCGAAATTCTTAAAAAAGAAATTCTTGGATTTAATTCCAAGCAAATTTTTGAATTTAAAGACTTTGTTCTCTTTAATCCTGTGATAACTTCTACATTAATGGCAAAGAAAGAAGTTTTTACTGATACAGGATATTTTAATGAGGAACAAAAATTTTTTGCTTCTGAAGACTATGAACTTTGGATTCGAATTTCAAAAACTTTCAAATTTTATTATATAAAAGAGAAGCTTATTAAATACAGGTTTCATGAAAGTTCCTCACATAATATTCCCAAAAGAATTAAGATGCTTAATGCCGTTAAAGATCTACTGACTAATTATTATAAAACAGAAAAGGAATTCATAATTAAAAAAAATTCTCTAACCGCAATTTATAACCTGCACAAAGAATTATTACGAATATATCTTAAAAAGAATGATTTGTTAAATATCTTATTTGAATCTTTATGTGTTGTGAGTGTTTTTTTTAAAAAGTTATCATTTGTTTTCAAAAGCAGAAGGAGTCTTTTATTAAAGAGCTAG
- a CDS encoding glycosyltransferase family 2 protein produces the protein MHLLIQIVNYNTREYLLKCLESLQIDLENYNEEYRIFILDNASNDNLDDVEQKFRNTKVFYSPKNLGFGGGHNYLFKMTESKYLLILNPDLLFFEPDTIKRLFNSMAENKADVIGPKLIGFDKKPQIGDHGESIGFIAAIKNNLGASHWINRENPDFVAWISGGFMLLDSKYFKKINGFDEKFFLFKEEEDLCLRMRNEGAKIFYDSSVKCLHHSSVVAKKSDHIYKSLDYYIQKHYADKILYKILNPLRIFYNKIMRVFKIDRELI, from the coding sequence ATGCATCTTCTTATTCAAATAGTAAATTATAACACCAGAGAATATTTGCTTAAATGTCTTGAATCTCTTCAGATAGATTTGGAAAATTATAATGAAGAGTACAGGATTTTTATTTTAGATAATGCGTCTAATGATAATCTGGATGATGTTGAACAAAAATTCAGAAACACAAAAGTATTTTATTCCCCTAAAAACTTAGGATTTGGCGGCGGGCATAATTACTTGTTTAAAATGACGGAGTCAAAATACTTACTTATACTGAATCCCGATTTATTATTTTTTGAACCTGATACAATAAAGAGACTATTTAATAGCATGGCTGAAAATAAGGCTGATGTTATTGGCCCTAAATTAATTGGGTTTGATAAAAAACCTCAAATCGGAGACCATGGTGAATCAATAGGCTTTATTGCTGCTATTAAAAACAATCTTGGTGCCAGCCACTGGATAAACAGGGAAAATCCTGATTTTGTAGCCTGGATTTCCGGGGGATTTATGCTTCTTGACAGTAAGTATTTTAAGAAGATAAACGGATTTGATGAAAAATTCTTTCTATTCAAGGAAGAAGAAGATTTATGTCTTCGTATGAGGAATGAAGGAGCTAAAATATTTTATGATTCATCAGTTAAATGTCTGCATCACTCTTCTGTTGTCGCTAAAAAATCTGACCATATTTACAAATCTCTGGATTACTATATTCAGAAACATTATGCAGATAAAATTCTATATAAAATCCTTAACCCTTTGAGGATTTTTTACAACAAAATAATGCGGGTTTTTAAAATCGACAGAGAATTAATTTGA
- a CDS encoding glycosyltransferase family 4 protein, which yields MKKEPIGGFKIVYEYANMLSENGIQVNLIHPADLPERKGIYFFIRNKLKYFYRLISNSHTPGNWFKFAQNVKLKWVPLLKEKYLPDADINIATAWRTAIALNEMKLESSKKFYFLQSLETWNGPETEVVDTWRFPFKKIVIAKWLLRFAEKIGEKAVYIPNGFDFNNFYVINEPEKRDKYSMLMLYHELELKGSRFGIEAVSKLKKKFPEIKFTLFGVQRRPDNLPEWFDYVQTPSIEKLRSIYNSASIFISPSLIEGFPLPPAEAMACGCTLVASDIDGHKEYNIENETCLFFKAGDAQSLYENLEKLLLKNDLRIALSKKGTEYIHEFSWDKSIKMFLSELKN from the coding sequence TTGAAGAAAGAACCAATTGGCGGATTCAAAATTGTGTATGAGTATGCAAATATGTTGAGTGAGAACGGTATTCAAGTTAATTTGATACATCCGGCAGATTTACCGGAAAGAAAAGGAATTTATTTCTTCATCAGAAACAAATTAAAATATTTTTACAGACTAATTTCTAATTCACATACCCCGGGGAATTGGTTTAAATTTGCACAAAATGTAAAACTTAAATGGGTTCCTCTTCTCAAAGAAAAATATTTACCTGATGCCGATATAAATATTGCAACGGCGTGGAGAACTGCAATTGCTTTAAATGAAATGAAACTTGAAAGTTCAAAAAAATTCTATTTCTTGCAGAGTCTTGAAACATGGAACGGACCTGAGACTGAAGTAGTAGATACATGGAGGTTTCCATTTAAGAAAATTGTAATAGCCAAATGGCTTTTAAGATTTGCTGAAAAAATCGGAGAAAAAGCTGTTTATATTCCCAATGGTTTTGATTTTAATAATTTTTATGTAATAAACGAGCCGGAAAAAAGAGATAAATATTCCATGCTGATGCTTTATCATGAACTGGAATTAAAAGGATCAAGGTTTGGAATAGAAGCTGTAAGTAAATTGAAAAAAAAATTCCCTGAAATTAAATTTACGCTTTTCGGTGTCCAAAGAAGGCCTGATAATTTACCTGAATGGTTCGATTATGTTCAAACTCCGTCCATTGAAAAATTAAGGAGTATTTATAATTCAGCAAGCATTTTTATAAGTCCCAGCTTAATAGAAGGTTTTCCTTTACCTCCTGCTGAGGCAATGGCCTGCGGATGTACATTAGTGGCAAGTGATATTGACGGGCATAAAGAATATAATATTGAGAATGAAACATGTTTGTTTTTTAAAGCGGGAGATGCTCAGTCACTCTATGAAAATTTAGAAAAACTCCTTTTAAAAAATGATTTAAGGATTGCGCTTTCAAAAAAAGGCACGGAATATATTCATGAGTTTTCATGGGATAAATCAATAAAAATGTTCCTGAGTGAACTTAAAAACTAA
- a CDS encoding oligosaccharide flippase family protein, giving the protein MICFQKQKESFIKELVKSVSKISFSTFTSIVSGMVRTKFLAMLTGTTGVGVYSSIFNLYSLVTAILPIGSLGLNKFISQYFDEDKKEKIFYLLRYFVFVNVPIAIAVTSLIILFSSNISNMLFNNENYELHIKLFSLSIPLFVVNNIIDTYLKGTRKINLYVLFVSLNSIILLAAFVPLVIFWSLHGAIIAFGAGIVFNFFNGIIILKKYQLFPDFKKIEKIDPAILKSIYKIGVASIIMLIFQNLSLLALRSIITDKFGLQNLGIFQSVYSISTNYIGLFFGILGTYTIPKMSTLKNNDDIVLETNNLIRFLLIFFTPLILVFIAFKGIIINLLYSKEFISAESILDYQLLGDFFKIISWSLGIWLVPCLKIKQWVIFDVLYSLSYMGIFLIINTFWDIGIKAVCISYLIININHLVINLLFIRKSLNFKFQKVNLTLLCFSLIFIVALIVSSIGGIELKYIVFSLTFLIWIYINIKNLNLEQIKSFFKK; this is encoded by the coding sequence ATCATTTGTTTTCAAAAGCAGAAGGAGTCTTTTATTAAAGAGCTAGTAAAATCTGTATCGAAAATATCTTTTTCTACCTTTACCAGTATCGTTTCAGGAATGGTAAGAACTAAATTTCTGGCAATGCTTACCGGTACAACAGGTGTTGGAGTTTATTCAAGCATATTCAATCTGTATTCATTAGTTACTGCTATTTTGCCAATCGGTTCTTTAGGGCTAAATAAATTCATTTCTCAGTATTTTGATGAAGATAAGAAGGAAAAAATATTTTATTTGTTAAGGTATTTTGTATTTGTGAATGTACCAATTGCAATAGCAGTTACATCACTCATCATACTTTTTTCTTCCAATATCTCTAATATGTTATTTAATAATGAGAATTATGAATTACATATTAAATTATTTTCTCTTTCCATTCCGCTTTTCGTAGTTAATAATATAATTGATACTTATTTAAAGGGAACAAGGAAAATTAATCTTTACGTTCTTTTTGTTTCTTTGAATTCAATTATTTTGCTTGCAGCATTTGTTCCTTTGGTTATTTTCTGGAGTCTTCATGGTGCAATTATTGCTTTTGGAGCAGGTATTGTTTTTAATTTTTTTAACGGAATTATTATTCTTAAAAAATATCAGCTTTTTCCTGATTTCAAAAAAATTGAAAAAATTGACCCCGCTATCCTTAAAAGCATTTACAAGATTGGAGTTGCATCGATAATAATGCTTATTTTTCAAAATTTATCTCTCCTAGCCTTGCGAAGTATTATTACCGATAAATTCGGTCTTCAAAATCTTGGAATTTTTCAAAGCGTTTACTCTATTTCAACAAATTATATAGGGCTGTTCTTTGGAATTCTGGGGACATATACAATCCCCAAAATGTCAACTCTTAAAAATAATGATGATATAGTTCTTGAAACAAATAATCTCATAAGATTTTTATTGATATTTTTCACTCCTCTCATTCTGGTGTTCATTGCATTCAAAGGCATTATTATTAATTTACTGTATTCAAAAGAATTTATTTCAGCTGAATCAATTCTTGACTATCAGCTCTTGGGAGATTTTTTTAAAATAATTAGCTGGAGCTTAGGAATATGGTTAGTACCTTGTCTTAAAATAAAACAATGGGTTATTTTTGACGTTCTATATAGCTTAAGTTATATGGGTATTTTTCTGATTATTAATACTTTCTGGGATATTGGAATCAAAGCAGTATGCATATCCTATTTAATAATTAATATCAATCATTTAGTTATCAATTTACTGTTTATAAGAAAAAGCCTTAATTTTAAATTTCAGAAAGTCAATTTAACTTTGCTGTGTTTTTCGTTAATTTTTATTGTTGCACTTATTGTAAGCTCTATAGGTGGAATTGAATTAAAGTATATTGTATTCAGCCTTACTTTTTTAATATGGATATATATAAATATCAAAAATTTAAATCTTGAACAGATAAAAAGTTTTTTTAAGAAATAA
- a CDS encoding glycosyltransferase translates to MKKVLLVLGNNRVYGTEKYVIDIASGISKNEFEVTVAIPEEGPISTVLSNLQIPQYVYNNGKMDFFSLKGTSNLLKYIYISGFDIIHANNGIIPCVIGLLLGVKMKIENKHGLYLEDEIKNYSFSKVFKEKIKQYFTNITLVTSTHDKNIVTKYFNYNSGKIRIVSNRIDFQKLKLSKNRFNNFEKNSEINICSVGRLTYQKNQEVMIRSMSHVVKKYKNAKLSIVGTGEDKEELLKLINELNLNNSVKILPYTDKIPEFLDSNDIFILTSRFEGVTYAVQEAMGMGIPVISTYVGGLQDLLINRKNSLVVPSGNYTETSEAIIELIENKDLYNSISSNGISCIKENSLDKMISEITSVYNNF, encoded by the coding sequence TTGAAAAAAGTTTTATTGGTGCTCGGAAATAATCGGGTGTACGGTACCGAAAAATATGTTATTGATATAGCCTCAGGCATTTCAAAAAATGAATTTGAAGTAACAGTTGCAATTCCGGAAGAAGGACCTATTTCAACCGTCTTAAGCAATCTTCAAATCCCGCAATATGTCTACAATAACGGCAAGATGGATTTTTTTTCACTAAAGGGTACAAGCAATTTATTGAAATATATATATATAAGCGGTTTTGATATTATACATGCAAACAACGGAATTATCCCATGTGTTATAGGTTTATTATTAGGAGTTAAAATGAAAATAGAAAATAAACATGGGCTGTATTTAGAAGACGAAATAAAAAATTATTCCTTTTCTAAAGTTTTCAAAGAGAAAATTAAACAATATTTTACAAATATTACATTAGTAACATCAACGCATGATAAAAATATTGTAACAAAATATTTTAATTACAATTCGGGAAAAATAAGAATTGTTTCCAACAGAATTGATTTTCAAAAACTGAAATTATCAAAAAATCGTTTCAATAATTTTGAAAAAAATTCTGAAATCAATATTTGTTCGGTAGGGAGACTAACATATCAGAAAAACCAGGAAGTTATGATCAGGAGCATGAGCCATGTTGTTAAAAAATATAAAAATGCGAAACTATCTATTGTAGGAACAGGAGAAGATAAGGAAGAATTGCTGAAATTAATTAATGAATTAAATCTGAATAATTCCGTTAAAATATTACCTTATACAGATAAAATTCCGGAATTTCTGGATAGTAATGATATATTTATTTTAACTTCCAGATTTGAAGGAGTAACTTACGCAGTGCAGGAAGCTATGGGAATGGGAATTCCCGTTATATCAACTTATGTTGGTGGATTACAGGATTTATTAATAAACAGAAAAAACTCATTAGTTGTACCTTCGGGAAATTATACTGAAACTTCTGAAGCAATAATTGAATTAATTGAAAATAAAGATCTTTACAACAGTATAAGTTCAAACGGAATCAGTTGCATAAAAGAAAACAGTTTAGATAAAATGATTAGTGAAATAACATCAGTTTATAACAATTTTTAA